One genomic window of Cyprinus carpio isolate SPL01 chromosome B8, ASM1834038v1, whole genome shotgun sequence includes the following:
- the LOC109085722 gene encoding ubiquitin-associated protein 2-like isoform X1 — protein MMTSVVTDAAKGNRDRALPQTTHTSQPQKQIQATAEQIRLAQMIYDKNDADFEGKVQQLMEVTGKNQDECMVALHDCNGDVIRAINFLLEEVTVKDSWETVGKKKSVGKEGTAPESKEKRGEREGRGRGGPNRRGRGASHNQEGRSEENGFDSAPGERGGDRGRRGRGRGVGSRGRGRGAGISRFSQGMGRTFNPADCTGSAEAGEAGNETTEGAGAWKDSVEDWAAEDWNEDLSETKVFTASYALGSKNPVQPGQGMDLGSLLPKVAEGDSELAGLEPSCPDTLTQSLVFTNSQQHTTRTHTHSYASAAAGTYAHAASSMLGSRFPQNDLQKMEPISTPRIAPLSNQFSGVLGNGTASVEFTASVPVETTPVTLNEPKETSVTTALLDLKPQPDPSPILGRLTQHQNAALQSDLPAQARDPAPLPPHDGPSPTLKRLCEPVITTTEPPQPRTIRPQRRRAPPPSKVTKYPIAPFIVCL, from the exons ATGATGACTTCAGTGGTCACTGATGCTGCCAAGGGGAATCGGGACAGAGCCCtaccacaaaccacacacacctcACAGCCACAGAAACAGATACAG GCCACAGCCGAACAGATCCGACTCGCCCAGATGATTTACGACAAAAACGATGCAGATTTTGAGGGCAAAGTCCAGCAG CTCATGGAGGTTACAGGCAAAAATCAGGATGAGTGTATGGTGGCCCTTCACGACTGCAATGGGGATGTCATCAGGGCTATAAACTTCCTGCTGGAGGAGGTCACTGTCAAG GACTCATGGGAGACAGTTGGCAAGAAGAAAAGTGTTGGAAAAGAAGGGACAGCTCCAGAGAGCAAGGAGAAGAGAGGTGAAAGGGAAGGCAGAGGCCGCGGGGGTCCAAACAGACGTGGCCGAGGGGCCAGCCACAACCAGGAAG gacgGTCGGAAGAGAACGGGTTTGATTCAGCtccaggagagagaggaggagaccGTGGGcgcagaggaagaggaagag GTGTAGGAAGCCGAGGAAGAGGCCGAGGAGCTGGAATAAGCAGGTTCTCTCAGGGAATGGG TAGGACGTTTAACCCTGCTGACTGCACCGGCTCTGCTGAGGCAGGGGAGGCTGGAAATGAGACTACTGAAGGAGCAG GAGCCTGGAAGGACAGTGTGGAGGATTGGGCAGCTGAAGACTGGAATGAAGAT CTATCTGAGACCAAAGTGTTCACTGCTTCTTATGCGCTTGGCTCCAAGAACCCCGTGCAGCCTGGACAGGG GATGGATCTCGGCTCTCTGTTGCCTAAGGTGGCTGAGGGCGACTCTGAGCTGGCCGGATTGGAGCCGTCATGCCCTGATACTCTCACGCAGAGCCTGGTGTTCACCAACTCTCAGCAGCACACCacccgaacacacacacacagctatgcATCTGCTGCTGCAGGCACTTATGCACACGCTGCATCg TCCATGCTGGGATCCAGGTTTCCCCAGAATGATTTACAGAAAATGGAGCCAATCAGCACACCCCGAATTGCCCCTTTGTCCAATCAGTTTTCAGGGGTACTGGGTAATGGCACTGCATCTGTTGAATTTACTGCTTCGGTGCCTGTCGAAACTACCCCTGTGACCCTGAATGAACCCAAGGAGACCTCTGTTACAACAGCTCTCT TGGACCTGAAGCCCCAACCTGACCCGTCCCCCATCCTCGGTCGTCTGACCCAGCATCAGAATGCAGCACTCCAGTCGGACCTGCCGGCTCAGGCCCGAGACCCTGCCCCACTTCCCCCACATGATGGGCCTTCTCCAACACTGAAACGCCTCTGTGAGCCTGTCATCACCACGACAGAGCCGCCACAACCCAGAACCATCAGACCACAGAGACGGAGAGCGCCACCTCCCTCTAAGGTGACAAAATACCCTATAGCCCCTTTTATTGTTTGTCTGTGA
- the LOC109085722 gene encoding ubiquitin-associated protein 2-like isoform X3: MMTSVVTDAAKGNRDRALPQTTHTSQPQKQIQATAEQIRLAQMIYDKNDADFEGKVQQLMEVTGKNQDECMVALHDCNGDVIRAINFLLEEVTVKDSWETVGKKKSVGKEGTAPESKEKRGEREGRGRGGPNRRGRGASHNQEGRSEENGFDSAPGERGGDRGRRGRGVGSRGRGRGAGISRFSQGMGRTFNPADCTGSAEAGEAGNETTEGAGAWKDSVEDWAAEDWNEDLSETKVFTASYALGSKNPVQPGQGMDLGSLLPKVAEGDSELAGLEPSCPDTLTQSLVFTNSQQHTTRTHTHSYASAAAGTYAHAASSMLGSRFPQNDLQKMEPISTPRIAPLSNQFSGVLGNGTASVEFTASVPVETTPVTLNEPKETSVTTALLDLKPQPDPSPILGRLTQHQNAALQSDLPAQARDPAPLPPHDGPSPTLKRLCEPVITTTEPPQPRTIRPQRRRAPPPSKVTKYPIAPFIVCL, from the exons ATGATGACTTCAGTGGTCACTGATGCTGCCAAGGGGAATCGGGACAGAGCCCtaccacaaaccacacacacctcACAGCCACAGAAACAGATACAG GCCACAGCCGAACAGATCCGACTCGCCCAGATGATTTACGACAAAAACGATGCAGATTTTGAGGGCAAAGTCCAGCAG CTCATGGAGGTTACAGGCAAAAATCAGGATGAGTGTATGGTGGCCCTTCACGACTGCAATGGGGATGTCATCAGGGCTATAAACTTCCTGCTGGAGGAGGTCACTGTCAAG GACTCATGGGAGACAGTTGGCAAGAAGAAAAGTGTTGGAAAAGAAGGGACAGCTCCAGAGAGCAAGGAGAAGAGAGGTGAAAGGGAAGGCAGAGGCCGCGGGGGTCCAAACAGACGTGGCCGAGGGGCCAGCCACAACCAGGAAG gacgGTCGGAAGAGAACGGGTTTGATTCAGCtccaggagagagaggaggagaccGTGGGcgcagaggaagag GTGTAGGAAGCCGAGGAAGAGGCCGAGGAGCTGGAATAAGCAGGTTCTCTCAGGGAATGGG TAGGACGTTTAACCCTGCTGACTGCACCGGCTCTGCTGAGGCAGGGGAGGCTGGAAATGAGACTACTGAAGGAGCAG GAGCCTGGAAGGACAGTGTGGAGGATTGGGCAGCTGAAGACTGGAATGAAGAT CTATCTGAGACCAAAGTGTTCACTGCTTCTTATGCGCTTGGCTCCAAGAACCCCGTGCAGCCTGGACAGGG GATGGATCTCGGCTCTCTGTTGCCTAAGGTGGCTGAGGGCGACTCTGAGCTGGCCGGATTGGAGCCGTCATGCCCTGATACTCTCACGCAGAGCCTGGTGTTCACCAACTCTCAGCAGCACACCacccgaacacacacacacagctatgcATCTGCTGCTGCAGGCACTTATGCACACGCTGCATCg TCCATGCTGGGATCCAGGTTTCCCCAGAATGATTTACAGAAAATGGAGCCAATCAGCACACCCCGAATTGCCCCTTTGTCCAATCAGTTTTCAGGGGTACTGGGTAATGGCACTGCATCTGTTGAATTTACTGCTTCGGTGCCTGTCGAAACTACCCCTGTGACCCTGAATGAACCCAAGGAGACCTCTGTTACAACAGCTCTCT TGGACCTGAAGCCCCAACCTGACCCGTCCCCCATCCTCGGTCGTCTGACCCAGCATCAGAATGCAGCACTCCAGTCGGACCTGCCGGCTCAGGCCCGAGACCCTGCCCCACTTCCCCCACATGATGGGCCTTCTCCAACACTGAAACGCCTCTGTGAGCCTGTCATCACCACGACAGAGCCGCCACAACCCAGAACCATCAGACCACAGAGACGGAGAGCGCCACCTCCCTCTAAGGTGACAAAATACCCTATAGCCCCTTTTATTGTTTGTCTGTGA
- the LOC109085722 gene encoding ubiquitin-associated protein 2-like isoform X2 gives MMTSVVTDAAKGNRDRALPQTTHTSQPQKQIQATAEQIRLAQMIYDKNDADFEGKVQQLMEVTGKNQDECMVALHDCNGDVIRAINFLLEEVTVKDSWETVGKKKSVGKEGTAPESKEKRGEREGRGRGGPNRRGRGASHNQEGRSEENGFDSAPGERGGDRGRRGRGRGVGSRGRGRGAGISRFSQGMGTFNPADCTGSAEAGEAGNETTEGAGAWKDSVEDWAAEDWNEDLSETKVFTASYALGSKNPVQPGQGMDLGSLLPKVAEGDSELAGLEPSCPDTLTQSLVFTNSQQHTTRTHTHSYASAAAGTYAHAASSMLGSRFPQNDLQKMEPISTPRIAPLSNQFSGVLGNGTASVEFTASVPVETTPVTLNEPKETSVTTALLDLKPQPDPSPILGRLTQHQNAALQSDLPAQARDPAPLPPHDGPSPTLKRLCEPVITTTEPPQPRTIRPQRRRAPPPSKVTKYPIAPFIVCL, from the exons ATGATGACTTCAGTGGTCACTGATGCTGCCAAGGGGAATCGGGACAGAGCCCtaccacaaaccacacacacctcACAGCCACAGAAACAGATACAG GCCACAGCCGAACAGATCCGACTCGCCCAGATGATTTACGACAAAAACGATGCAGATTTTGAGGGCAAAGTCCAGCAG CTCATGGAGGTTACAGGCAAAAATCAGGATGAGTGTATGGTGGCCCTTCACGACTGCAATGGGGATGTCATCAGGGCTATAAACTTCCTGCTGGAGGAGGTCACTGTCAAG GACTCATGGGAGACAGTTGGCAAGAAGAAAAGTGTTGGAAAAGAAGGGACAGCTCCAGAGAGCAAGGAGAAGAGAGGTGAAAGGGAAGGCAGAGGCCGCGGGGGTCCAAACAGACGTGGCCGAGGGGCCAGCCACAACCAGGAAG gacgGTCGGAAGAGAACGGGTTTGATTCAGCtccaggagagagaggaggagaccGTGGGcgcagaggaagaggaagag GTGTAGGAAGCCGAGGAAGAGGCCGAGGAGCTGGAATAAGCAGGTTCTCTCAGGGAATGGG GACGTTTAACCCTGCTGACTGCACCGGCTCTGCTGAGGCAGGGGAGGCTGGAAATGAGACTACTGAAGGAGCAG GAGCCTGGAAGGACAGTGTGGAGGATTGGGCAGCTGAAGACTGGAATGAAGAT CTATCTGAGACCAAAGTGTTCACTGCTTCTTATGCGCTTGGCTCCAAGAACCCCGTGCAGCCTGGACAGGG GATGGATCTCGGCTCTCTGTTGCCTAAGGTGGCTGAGGGCGACTCTGAGCTGGCCGGATTGGAGCCGTCATGCCCTGATACTCTCACGCAGAGCCTGGTGTTCACCAACTCTCAGCAGCACACCacccgaacacacacacacagctatgcATCTGCTGCTGCAGGCACTTATGCACACGCTGCATCg TCCATGCTGGGATCCAGGTTTCCCCAGAATGATTTACAGAAAATGGAGCCAATCAGCACACCCCGAATTGCCCCTTTGTCCAATCAGTTTTCAGGGGTACTGGGTAATGGCACTGCATCTGTTGAATTTACTGCTTCGGTGCCTGTCGAAACTACCCCTGTGACCCTGAATGAACCCAAGGAGACCTCTGTTACAACAGCTCTCT TGGACCTGAAGCCCCAACCTGACCCGTCCCCCATCCTCGGTCGTCTGACCCAGCATCAGAATGCAGCACTCCAGTCGGACCTGCCGGCTCAGGCCCGAGACCCTGCCCCACTTCCCCCACATGATGGGCCTTCTCCAACACTGAAACGCCTCTGTGAGCCTGTCATCACCACGACAGAGCCGCCACAACCCAGAACCATCAGACCACAGAGACGGAGAGCGCCACCTCCCTCTAAGGTGACAAAATACCCTATAGCCCCTTTTATTGTTTGTCTGTGA
- the LOC109085722 gene encoding ubiquitin-associated protein 2-like isoform X4: MMTSVVTDAAKGNRDRALPQTTHTSQPQKQIQATAEQIRLAQMIYDKNDADFEGKVQQLMEVTGKNQDECMVALHDCNGDVIRAINFLLEEVTVKDSWETVGKKKSVGKEGTAPESKEKRGEREGRGRGGPNRRGRGASHNQEGRSEENGFDSAPGERGGDRGRRGRGVGSRGRGRGAGISRFSQGMGTFNPADCTGSAEAGEAGNETTEGAGAWKDSVEDWAAEDWNEDLSETKVFTASYALGSKNPVQPGQGMDLGSLLPKVAEGDSELAGLEPSCPDTLTQSLVFTNSQQHTTRTHTHSYASAAAGTYAHAASSMLGSRFPQNDLQKMEPISTPRIAPLSNQFSGVLGNGTASVEFTASVPVETTPVTLNEPKETSVTTALLDLKPQPDPSPILGRLTQHQNAALQSDLPAQARDPAPLPPHDGPSPTLKRLCEPVITTTEPPQPRTIRPQRRRAPPPSKVTKYPIAPFIVCL, encoded by the exons ATGATGACTTCAGTGGTCACTGATGCTGCCAAGGGGAATCGGGACAGAGCCCtaccacaaaccacacacacctcACAGCCACAGAAACAGATACAG GCCACAGCCGAACAGATCCGACTCGCCCAGATGATTTACGACAAAAACGATGCAGATTTTGAGGGCAAAGTCCAGCAG CTCATGGAGGTTACAGGCAAAAATCAGGATGAGTGTATGGTGGCCCTTCACGACTGCAATGGGGATGTCATCAGGGCTATAAACTTCCTGCTGGAGGAGGTCACTGTCAAG GACTCATGGGAGACAGTTGGCAAGAAGAAAAGTGTTGGAAAAGAAGGGACAGCTCCAGAGAGCAAGGAGAAGAGAGGTGAAAGGGAAGGCAGAGGCCGCGGGGGTCCAAACAGACGTGGCCGAGGGGCCAGCCACAACCAGGAAG gacgGTCGGAAGAGAACGGGTTTGATTCAGCtccaggagagagaggaggagaccGTGGGcgcagaggaagag GTGTAGGAAGCCGAGGAAGAGGCCGAGGAGCTGGAATAAGCAGGTTCTCTCAGGGAATGGG GACGTTTAACCCTGCTGACTGCACCGGCTCTGCTGAGGCAGGGGAGGCTGGAAATGAGACTACTGAAGGAGCAG GAGCCTGGAAGGACAGTGTGGAGGATTGGGCAGCTGAAGACTGGAATGAAGAT CTATCTGAGACCAAAGTGTTCACTGCTTCTTATGCGCTTGGCTCCAAGAACCCCGTGCAGCCTGGACAGGG GATGGATCTCGGCTCTCTGTTGCCTAAGGTGGCTGAGGGCGACTCTGAGCTGGCCGGATTGGAGCCGTCATGCCCTGATACTCTCACGCAGAGCCTGGTGTTCACCAACTCTCAGCAGCACACCacccgaacacacacacacagctatgcATCTGCTGCTGCAGGCACTTATGCACACGCTGCATCg TCCATGCTGGGATCCAGGTTTCCCCAGAATGATTTACAGAAAATGGAGCCAATCAGCACACCCCGAATTGCCCCTTTGTCCAATCAGTTTTCAGGGGTACTGGGTAATGGCACTGCATCTGTTGAATTTACTGCTTCGGTGCCTGTCGAAACTACCCCTGTGACCCTGAATGAACCCAAGGAGACCTCTGTTACAACAGCTCTCT TGGACCTGAAGCCCCAACCTGACCCGTCCCCCATCCTCGGTCGTCTGACCCAGCATCAGAATGCAGCACTCCAGTCGGACCTGCCGGCTCAGGCCCGAGACCCTGCCCCACTTCCCCCACATGATGGGCCTTCTCCAACACTGAAACGCCTCTGTGAGCCTGTCATCACCACGACAGAGCCGCCACAACCCAGAACCATCAGACCACAGAGACGGAGAGCGCCACCTCCCTCTAAGGTGACAAAATACCCTATAGCCCCTTTTATTGTTTGTCTGTGA